One genomic region from Thermoleptolyngbya sichuanensis A183 encodes:
- a CDS encoding NF041680 family putative transposase, protein MIFNELQQFRQTLYASLGNARDALFDLMDAVLVSACIVSFVRLSQSPVFRRQWSSTYEALRDSRLPRSKVLKLLVQQIPTQQQPLLAGDASRWNRPAARRLKDRTLSGRTGHAPIAGQNYSTLAWIAEDRGSWALPLRHERITSFETPASKAAFQLKQVTRQLAVRPLAIYDRGYGNASFVNQTAGIEADLLLRVTSNRCVYGAPPAYRGRGAPAKHGHKMKLNDPDTWSVPVETVEVDDPNWGRVRVSRWSAYHFRKSPKRAMEVLRVEVLETQSSTRRLAPLWLVWLGEQMPPLETLWLHYLRRFAIEHWYRFAKQRLYWTHPQFSSVSATEQWSSLMPLLSWQLWLARKDCTDHPLPWQAPQETLTPGRVAQAFAGILAAIGTPAPAPKPRGKSPGRGKGHKPTPRPCYPMVKKRASKRKTSEQSLNSPVATAA, encoded by the coding sequence ATGATTTTCAACGAACTTCAGCAATTTCGCCAAACGTTGTATGCCAGCTTGGGAAACGCCAGAGATGCCCTGTTTGATCTGATGGATGCCGTGTTAGTGAGTGCGTGCATCGTGTCGTTTGTGAGGCTATCGCAGAGTCCTGTCTTTCGTCGCCAGTGGTCGAGCACCTATGAAGCGTTGCGCGATAGCCGCCTACCCCGATCAAAGGTGCTGAAGCTGTTGGTGCAGCAGATACCGACTCAGCAGCAACCGTTGTTGGCAGGTGATGCGAGTCGGTGGAACCGTCCTGCTGCCAGGCGTTTGAAAGACCGCACCTTATCAGGCAGAACAGGACATGCCCCGATAGCCGGACAAAACTACAGTACCTTAGCCTGGATTGCTGAAGACAGGGGCAGTTGGGCATTACCATTGCGGCATGAGCGCATCACCAGCTTTGAAACACCCGCCAGTAAAGCGGCATTCCAACTCAAACAAGTGACTCGGCAGTTAGCGGTGCGTCCGTTGGCGATCTACGACCGAGGGTACGGCAATGCCAGTTTTGTCAACCAAACGGCAGGGATTGAGGCAGACTTGCTGCTGCGGGTTACATCCAATCGATGTGTCTATGGCGCGCCCCCAGCGTATCGAGGGCGAGGCGCACCTGCCAAGCATGGACATAAGATGAAACTCAATGACCCTGACACTTGGAGTGTCCCGGTCGAAACCGTTGAAGTCGATGATCCCAACTGGGGACGAGTGCGGGTCAGTCGTTGGAGTGCATACCATTTCCGCAAATCCCCCAAACGGGCAATGGAAGTGTTGCGCGTGGAGGTGCTGGAGACACAGAGCAGCACGCGACGCTTGGCTCCTTTGTGGTTAGTTTGGCTGGGTGAGCAGATGCCTCCGTTAGAAACCCTGTGGTTGCACTACCTCCGTCGCTTTGCCATTGAACACTGGTATCGCTTTGCCAAGCAGAGGCTATATTGGACACATCCCCAGTTCAGTTCTGTATCGGCAACCGAACAGTGGAGCAGCCTGATGCCGTTGCTCAGTTGGCAGTTGTGGTTAGCGCGAAAGGACTGTACTGACCACCCCTTGCCCTGGCAGGCACCGCAAGAAACGTTGACTCCGGGTCGGGTCGCACAAGCGTTTGCAGGCATTTTGGCAGCGATTGGCACCCCTGCTCCTGCGCCTAAACCTCGTGGTAAATCGCCAGGACGAGGCAAGGGGCACAAGCCAACTCCTCGTCCCTGCTATCCGATGGTCAAAAAACGAGCCTCGAAACGCAAGACATCCGAACAATCCCTGAACAGTCCGGTTGCAACAGCAGCTTAA
- a CDS encoding CPBP family intramembrane glutamic endopeptidase: MWRGFILFFLLAAIATIVEALLHPGRYSLNPSFVVTLPSLLVGLVLIPIQTSAEEVFFRGYLLQGLGRLTQNWLLLSVANGILFTLPHLSNPEAEGQPWLAALNWFAAGAFLTLVTLRSGSLNLALGIHAAFNLFAFGVAGYPNAALPLFSLFKASTLDARFALGSFLICCVVAHWLLFRWRGIMAEPSYR; encoded by the coding sequence GTGTGGCGTGGGTTTATTCTGTTTTTCTTGCTAGCGGCGATCGCCACGATAGTCGAGGCATTGCTCCACCCTGGACGCTACAGTCTGAACCCCAGTTTTGTGGTTACCCTGCCTAGTCTTTTAGTTGGCCTTGTGCTGATTCCCATCCAAACCAGTGCTGAGGAAGTTTTTTTTCGAGGCTACCTCCTACAGGGCTTGGGACGACTGACGCAGAACTGGTTGCTACTAAGTGTTGCGAATGGCATTCTGTTTACCCTGCCCCATCTCTCTAATCCAGAGGCTGAAGGACAGCCTTGGCTAGCGGCGTTGAACTGGTTTGCGGCTGGCGCGTTTTTAACGCTAGTCACCCTGAGGAGTGGCAGCCTGAATCTGGCGCTGGGGATTCATGCAGCGTTTAATCTATTTGCGTTCGGTGTTGCGGGTTATCCCAATGCTGCGTTGCCGCTATTTTCCCTCTTCAAAGCCTCTACTCTAGATGCAAGGTTTGCTTTGGGGTCCTTTTTGATTTGCTGTGTAGTGGCTCACTGGTTATTGTTCCGGTGGCGAGGTATTATGGCTGAGCCTTCTTACCGCTGA